In a genomic window of Brassica rapa cultivar Chiifu-401-42 chromosome A10, CAAS_Brap_v3.01, whole genome shotgun sequence:
- the LOC103845163 gene encoding pentatricopeptide repeat-containing protein At5g57250, mitochondrial, with amino-acid sequence MKLHPRPSSGLFSLQSLLKSGFSPTLTSIETFLRYLHRRHKLTTILLLYSQLASNKLPINPTIHSLVSSSLLNLNRYEDAANFITTQISKSSLFPRTRTLDSLIRGFTDPDKALSILSDCLRNRNRHGAFPSPSALSSLIHRFVARGEMEKALEVLEMMMTTTSEDVNFVSSAVVSRFCRIGKPELALGFFETAVKSEALSPSVVTYTTIVTALCQLGRVDEVRGLVRRLEEEEEEDGFEFDCVFYSNWIHGYLKGGALMDALIQDREMVEKGINRDVVSYSILIDWFSKEGRFEKAFGLLGKMMKEGIEPSLITFTAIMRGLCKRGRLEEAFRLFDRVLSMGMDVDEFVYVTLIDGVCRKGDLNRAFALLGDMEERGVKPSVLAYNAVINGLCRAGRVSEADEISKGVLGDVVTYSTLLDSYIKEENVDAVLEVRRRFVEAGIPMDLVMCNILLKAFLLIGAYGEAHVLYGAMPEMELTPDAVTYTTMIEGCCRAGQIEEALEVFDELRKSSVSSSAVCYNRIICALCKKEMFETATEVLMEMFDKGLYLDINTSHTLLHSVHASGGEKGILCLVSRLEQLNSSMIFNDAILLLCKSGSFDAAIEVYMVVRRKGLSVTCLSTFLKALVDNHRALDAYSLVENTLLSMDVIDYTIIVNGLCKEGFMTKALYLCTVAKQRGITLNIITYNSLINGLCQQGCLVEALRLFDSLEKIGLVPSHVSYGILIDSLCKEGLFLDAEKFLDTMVCKGLVPNILIYNSMIDGYCKLGRTEDAVNVLTRKMMGRVTPDAFTVSSLIKGYSKRGDMEEALRVFAEFKGKNISADFLGFLYLIKGLCTKGRMEEARSVLREMLVSEPVIGLINRVDAELVESESVRGFLVELCEQGRVSQAVKILDEISSTFYLSGKKNSGSYQRLKLLNGVGEKEVEKEGFVNDFHSLHSTVSSLCSTGELKQANEFVMSVLSCMPK; translated from the coding sequence ATGAAGCTCCATCCTCGTCCCTCTTCAGGACTCTTCTCTCTCCAATCCCTCCTCAAAAGCGGCTTCTCCCCAACCCTAACCTCCATCGAAACCTTCCTCCGATACCTCCACCGTCGCCACAAGCTCACCACCATCCTCCTCCTCTACTCTCAGCTAGCCTCCAACAAACTCCCAATCAACCCCACCATCCACTCCCTCGTCTCCTCATCACTCCTCAACCTCAACCGATACGAAGACGCCGCGAACTTCATCACCACCCAGATCTCAAAATCCTCCCTTTTCCCCAGAACCCGCACGCTAGACTCCCTGATCCGCGGATTCACCGATCCCGACAAGGCCCTCTCGATCCTCAGCGATTGCTTGCGTAACCGTAACCGCCACGGCGCGTTTCCTTCCCCCTCGGCGCTCTCCTCGCTGATCCACCGCTTCGTCGCGAGAGGAGAGATGGAGAAAGCCCTCGAGGTTTTggagatgatgatgacgacgacGAGCGAGGATGTGAACTTCGTCTCCAGCGCTGTGGTTTCCCGGTTTTGTAGGATCGGTAAACCGGAGCTCGCGTTAGGGTTCTTCGAGACTGCTGTCAAGTCAGAAGCTTTGTCGCCGAGCGTTGTGACTTATACTACGATCGTCACCGCTCTTTGTCAGTTAGGTAGAGTTGATGAAGTTAGGGGTTTAGTTAGGAGActcgaggaggaagaagaagaagacgggtTTGAGTTTGATTGTGTTTTCTATAGTAACTGGATTCATGGGTACCTTAAAGGAGGCGCATTGATGGATGCGTTAATCCAAGATAGGGAGATGGTGGAGAAGGGGATAAACCGAGATGTGGTTAGCTATTCTATACTGATAGATTGGTTTTCCAAGGAAGGAAGGTTCGAGAAGGCGTTTGGGTTGTTAGGGAAGATGATGAAAGAAGGGATAGAACCGAGTTTGATCACTTTCACTGCTATTATGAGAGGACTATGCAAAAGGGGTAGACTTGAAGAGGCGTTTAGGTTGTTTGATAGAGTTTTGAGCATGGGAATGGATGTGGATGAGTTTGTGTATGTGACTTTGATCGATGGAGTTTGTAGGAAAGGAGATTTGAACCGAGCTTTCGCTTTGTTGGGAGATATGGAGGAGAGAGGGGTTAAACCGAGCGTTCTTGCTTATAACGCCGTGATTAATGGACTGTGCAGGGCGGGGAGAGTATCCGAAGCAGACGAGATTTCGAAAGGGGTTTTGGGAGATGTTGTAACGTATAGTACTTTGTTAGATAGTTATATCAAGGAAGAGAATGTTGATGCTGTGTTAGAGGTTAGGCGTAGATTTGTAGAAGCTGGAATCCCTATGGACTTGGTTATGTGCAACATTCTCCTGAAAGCATTTCTATTGATCGGTGCGTATGGAGAAGCTCACGTGCTTTACGGGGCAATGCCAGAGATGGAGCTGACTCCTGATGCAGTCACGTATACGACGATGATTGAAGGCTGCTGCAGAGCGGGGCAGATCGAAGAGGCACTTGAGGTGTTTGATGAGTTGAGGAAAAGCTCGGTTTCCTCCTCAGCTGTGTGTTATAATCGCATCATCTGCGCACTCTGCAAGAAAGAGATGTTTGAAACAGCCACGGAAGTTCTTATGGAGATGTTTGATAAAGGTCTGTATCTAGACATCAATACATCTCATACCTTGTTACATTCAGTTCATGCTAGCGGAGGCGAGAAAGGAATACTCTGTTTGGTTTCTAGACTCGAGCAGTTGAATTCGAGCATGATTTTCAATGATGCTATATTGCTTTTATGCAAGAGCGGTTCTTTCGACGCTGCGATTGAAGTTTATATGGTTGTGAGAAGAAAGGGTTTATCCGTTACATGTCTTTCCACATTTCTAAAAGCTCTGGTGGACAATCACAGAGCATTGGATGCTTATTCACTTGTTGAAAATACTCTGCTTTCCATGGATGTTATCGATTACACAATCATCGTCAATGGTCTCTGCAAGGAAGGGTTTATGACAAAGGCATTATATTTGTGCACTGTTGCTAAACAGAGAGGCATCACTCTTAACATCATCACATACAACTCACTCATTAACGGACTTTGCCAGCAAGGTTGTCTTGTAGAAGCTCTTCGTCTATTTGATTCTCTAGAGAAAATCGGTTTAGTCCCGTCTCATGTCAGTTACGGAATCTTGATTGACAGTTTATGCAAAGAGGGGTTGTTTCTTGACGCTGAGAAATTTTTAGACACGATGGTGTGTAAGGGACTTGTACCAAACATTCTCATTTACAATTCCATGATTGACGGGTATTGCAAGCTAGGGAGAACAGAGGACGCCGTGAACGTTTTAACTCGTAAAATGATGGGAAGGGTAACGCCAGATGCGTTCACTGTCAGTTCTTTGATCAAAGGTTACAGTAAAAGAGGTGACATGGAAGAAGCTCTCAGAGTGTTTGCTGAGTTCAAGGGTAAAAACATCTCAGCCGATTTCTTGGGGTTTCTGTATCTGATCAAAGGCTTATGCACGAAAGGGAGAATGGAAGAAGCGAGAAGCGTCCTGAGAGAAATGCTTGTTTCAGAACCTGTTATTGGGCTGATTAACAGAGTTGATGCAGAACTAGTTGAATCCGAATCAGTCAGAGGCTTCCTCGTGGAGCTGTGTGAGCAAGGAAGGGTCTCTCAGGCTGTTAAGATCCTAGATGAGATAAGCTCCACGTTCTATCTGTCTGGTAAAAAAAACTCGGGCTCTTATCAAAGGTTGAAGTTATTGAATGGTGTTGGTGAAAAAGAGGTGGAGAAAGAAGGCTTTGTTAATGATTTTCACAGCCTTCACTCAACCGTTAGCTCACTCTGCTCCACTGGGGAGCTGAAGCAAGCTAATGAGTTTGTTATGTCTGTGCTCTCATGTATGCCTAAATAG
- the LOC103845165 gene encoding glycosyltransferase BC10, giving the protein MGETQNLHLPLRTRSSLKKPLLIILLICITSVLLICTYMYPQHSVKSPACEGLSSRGCQAALSGWLDVHVRKHTDEEVAARVVIRDILRMPPALTSRSKIAFMFLSPGTLPFEKLWDKFLQGQEGRFSIYIHPSRLRPVHISRHFTDREIHSDHVTWGRISMVDAERRLLANALEDPDNQHFVLLSESCIPLHTFDYTYRYLIHGNVSFIDSFEDPGPHGTGRHMDHMLPEIPKQDFRKGAQWFTMKRQHALIVMADNLYYSKFRQYCRPGVEANKNCIADEHYLPTFFHMLDPGGISNWSVTYVDWSERRWHPKTYRARDISLKFLKNITSDDMSVHVTSVGKRGDELHWPCTWNGIRRPCYLFARKFHSDSVNKLVKLFPNYTSTVV; this is encoded by the exons ATGGGGGAGACACAGAACCTACACTTACCTCTACGAACTCGGTCTTCTCTAAAGAAGCCCTTACTGATCATTCTATTGATCTGCATCACAAGCGTGCTCTTAATCTGCACTTACATGTACCCACAGCACAGCGTTAAGAGCCCCGCTTGTGAGGGTTTGTCCAGCAGAGGCTGCCAAGCCGCGCTCTCCGGATGGCTTGACGTTCACGTCAGGAAACACACAGACGAAGAAGTCGCTGCTCGTGTTGTGATCAGAGACATACTCAGAATGCCTCCGGCTCTGACCTCTAGATCGAAGATAGCTTTCATGTTCTTGTCTCCTGGTACTTTGCCATTCGAGAAGCTCTGGGATAAGTTTCTCCAGGGTCAAGAAGGGAGGTTCTCGATTTACATACATCCCTCGAGGTTAAGACCAGTTCACATCAGCCGTCACTTTACGGACCGTGAGATTCACAGCGACCATGTCACGTGGGGAAGGATCTCTATGGTTGATGCTGAGAGGCGGCTTCTGGCAAACGCTCTTGAAGATCCTGATAACCAACACTTTGTTCTTCTTTCTGAGAG CTGCATACCGTTGCATACGTTTGACTACACCTATAGATATTTGATTCACGGAAATGTCAGCTTCATTGACAG TTTTGAGGATCCTGGTCCGCATGGGACTGGTAGACACATGGATCACATGTTACCTGAAATCCCCAAGCAAGATTTCAGAAAGGGTGCTCAG TGGTTCACAATGAAGCGTCAACACGCTTTGATAGTGATGGCTGATAATCTCTACTACTCAAAATTCCGCCAATATTGCAGA CCTGGGGTAGAAGCAAATAAGAACTGCATTGCGGATGAACATTACCTGCCTACATTCTTCCAT ATGCTTGATCCTGGAGGAATCTCGAACTGGTCAGTCACGTATGTTGATTGGTCTGAGCGTAGATGGCATCCAAAGACATACAGAGCCCGAGATATCTCACTCAAGTTCTTGAAAAATATCACG TCAGACGACATGAGCGTGCACGTGACAAGCGTTGGCAAG CGTGGAGATGAGCTGCATTGGCCTTGTACATGGAATGGAATTAGACGTCCATGTTACCTATTCGCGAGGAAGTTCCACTCAGATTCTGTTAACAAACTGGTCAAACTCTTCCCAAACTACACCAGCACAGtagtttga